Sequence from the Symbiopectobacterium purcellii genome:
CAGTCATTTTCCCGATAAGACTTGATGCCTTCGGCAACGTTTTTATCCGTCGGGTTGGGCTCCGCACCGCCAAATATATGAACGCCAATACCTGCCTTTTTATAAATTTCAGCAACCTTATCCGCCATTCCGCTTTTGGCGAGAAAGGCATCGGTGACAATAAGGATCTTTTTAGCATTTAACGTTTTTGCAAGACTGCCTGCTTCCTGAACGCTGCCCTCACCAAATACATTTCGTGTGGGTAGAAAATAATATGTCGACATACAATTTCCCCTATTTATAAATGATGGTTGTCAGTATGTTCATCAGAGCTTCTGGTCATTTTGTTAAAAAATAGCCACTTAGCGCCAACATTAAGCAGCACCAGATATGAGTAACAAAAGCAGAGGGTGAACATCTGTGGGCAGTGTAAGGGAATAGTGGTGATGAACTTTGATTTGCATCACATTATGTTCGATTGTTTTTAACAATAAGTGACATTGTTTTTACAACTAATTTGCGAGATGTTTAAAACTGACCAAAGATAAGCGTTGTAGTGGGAAGCGTGGAATGGAACGCAGGGGGAACACGAAACGATGGGAGAGCATTAATAGTCGAAGAGTGCAGCGAGAGAAGTACCAAGTCCTGCGGCGATGATACTGATGATTTCTAAGGTTGGATTTCTGACGCCACGTTCAATACCACTTAAGTAAGTTCGATCCAGATTACATCTACTGGCCAGTGCCATCTGCGTGAGTCCGGCCTCAACGCGCAGCGTTTTGATGCGTTGTCCAAAGCGCCGCGTAACGTCACCGGTGTTCTGCATATCGACACTGTCCTGTTGTTGCTGTCTGTGTGATTCATCATTATAACCCACCCAAAGTAGAACGTTATCTGTGCAATCTGCATTTTCATGTGTTGCTTCATTCTGGTGATAGCACCGCTGCAAGTCGATGCGGTGAAGTGGGTACCAGCCCGACCTGAAGCCCGAAGGCGCTAAAGCGCTTGTTGATGACATTCACAACGTTAAGCTCCCACCAAAAGTGCATAAAAATCAGAGCATGCCCGTTGCCAGCCTTTGATAATCAATTGCATCATGTAGCGCGTTTTGCCCGATAGCGGGCTGGTAATGGAATGATGAAATAACAGGATGCTCGATGAAGCGGCTAACACTATTGACTCTGGGATGGGTACTGTCTGCACCGGCGTTTGCACAGCCACAACTGCCGGCGGTGGTTATCAAAGATGTGACCTTGGTGTCCGGTACTACGGTGAGAGTGGGCAATGCCATTAACGCCCTTTTTCGTATTTCCACGCTGGGGAATGGGACGACGGATTTATGGCTTAATGTCGATTGAGATACCGGCCAAAAAACACATCTGTTTGCCAGTATTACCCCTCCCGTACCACACCGGCCAAGCATTCGGGTCTATGGCGCGGGCTCACTGGCGCGTTATGTCCCTGGCATGCCTTTCGAACCAGAGGCAGACAGCCCCTATAGCACCGATCCTGCACTGGATGTGTGCCAACAAAACGTTCCCATCCCCAAATGGGTTGCGCTTGCTGAAGCCGATGCGCAGGGTAATCGACCCTTTATTGATGTGACCAACAGTACCAGAGTGGGCGATCGGCTTCAGGTCCGTCTTGCAACGGACTACGGGCGTATCCATCAAGATGAAAAATACCTCGCGCCCTATTCGGTGAAAATAACGGATAAGGTTTTTGACTGTGCACTGGATAAGGGCCAAACCCTTAATCAGCTGGCGTTGGATAATCAGGGACGAATAACGGATAGCCAGTCTGAAGAAAACCCTGCATTCACCGCGCTTTCCGCTGACGACGCCGCGCTCGCAAAAAGGCTTTGCGCAGTTAACGATATTCGTCAGCTTGGCGGTAACGGCACGCTGGCATGGCGTGAAAAGCCGATGGCGGAGGATTTGCCGTTACGACCTGATTTTGCGCAAAACGATCCGGCACCGATCCAAAGCCATCCACTGCCACAGGCCGTGGCGGATACCGTGCAACAGGCGGTTGCGACACCGCAGCAGCGCCCGACATTTAAGCGCCTGAGCTATGCCCAAAAATCACCGGGCGAGGATCTCGCCGCGTTTGTGGTACAAATCGATGTCCTACCGGACGGAACCGTACTGACGTTGGATAAGATGACGTTGGGTGGTGTGGTGTTTTATTCACAACATGTACGTCTGTTTAATATCGTGGACGTTAAAAAATGGGATTCGCTGGCAGAACAACCGGTTATCAGTCATACGCTGGAAAACACATTTGTGCTGCCTTTGGCGGCGGACACCACGTATCGCTGGAAGAATAGCCAGAGCGATAACAAATCGACCGGTCAGCAGTGCCGTGCAGATAGCGCATGGCGCAGCGCCGTGGCCATTAGCCCGCATTTCCCCGGTCGCTATCTGGAATTCACCTGTACTGACGATCGCGGTGATGGCCGCCCGATGAGCAGTGACTATGCTTATCTTGAGGATCTGCACGTGTTTATTCGTATCGGTTATCACGAAGGCGGTGAGAAAAAACGCTTTGCCTTTGACGATGTGACGCTGGTGAAGTGATCTCTCTTGGCGCACGTTCCCCGCTTGAGTGGAGAACGTGCGCAAGCTGAATTAACGCACGGCACTCAGCACCTTGTCCAACGACCCGACCAGCCAGTCGATATCCTGCGCCTGAAACGCCAAGGGTGGGCGCAATTTCAATACGTTGCCATACGGGCCTGCTACCGAGGTCAGTACCCGCTCGGCCCTCAGGCGTTCAATCACATCCAGCGCCAGTGCTTTGTCAGGGGTTTTGGCGGCGCGATCGCTCACCAGCTCGAAACCGATAAACAGTCCGGCTCCGCGCACATCGCCCACGCATTCATGGCGATCGGCGAGTTGTGCCAGTTCTTGCCGCAGTTTTTCACCGACAATCAGGCTGTGCTCCTGCAACTTCTCTTCGCGGATCACGCGCAACACTGCCTGCGCCGCCGCCATGGAGACCGGATTGCCGCCAAAGGTGTTGAAATAGGGGATTTCATCGCTAAAGGCGGCCAATACATCGGCTTTGGCCAGTAGGCCAGACACCGGAATCCCGTTACCCATTGGTTTACCCAGCGTCACCACATCTGGCACGATGCCGTGACGTGCGAATCCCCAGAAGCTGTCGCCAGTGCGTGCAAATCCCGGTTGTACCTCGTCGGCGATAAAAATACCGCCATTGGCATGCACCACGTCGAGTGCTGGTTTCAGAAAGCCTGCCGGCCCTGGCAGCACGCCATCAGAAGAGAAGATCGAATCGACCAGCAGACCCGCGAATTTGATGCCATGCGCGGCCATGTCGTCGATCTGTTTTTGGATTTCATTGGCAAACCAGATGCCTAAATCGGGTGTGTCAACGCGGTAACGATCGGGGGGCGGCACCAGACGCGTGGTGGGGGCGAGCGGTTGGCCGCTGCCCAGTGACTGTGATGCGCCGGAGGTCAGTTTGCTGGTGCCGTGGTAGGCCTCCTGGCTGACGATGATGCCGGTACCGCCGCTGTACGCTTTGGCGATACGGATCGCCAGATCGTTGGCTTCCGAGCCGGTGCACATGTACATCGCTTTGTTGATGTCGTCAGGTACGGTCGTCAGCAGGTCGGCGGTGTAATCCAGAATCCGTTCATGCAAATAGCGGGTGTGGGTATTAAGCTGGCTCATCTGCTCATGCACGGCGGCAATGACAGCGGGGTGGCAGTGTCCGATGCTGGCAACGTTGTTATAGACATCCAGATATTTATCGCCAGCGGCATCCCACAGGTATTGCCCTTCACCGCGGACCAAATGCACGGGGTTGCGATAAAACAAACGGTAGGATTCACCGAGCAGTCGGCTGCGTTTATCGGTCAGTTTGCGCGTTTCGGCATCCAACGCATCCGCGTGTTCTGCGCGAAAGCTATTGGTATCCATGATAGTTGAACGTGTTGCCATGATGACTCCAAATTTCGGTTAAGCACCGTATTTCTGTCAGACACCGTGCATAAACAGGATGGGAATAGCTTACGCACTAACGCGATTGAAAGGCAACAAAATACACAAAAACATTTAAATGCACTTTTTTGATGCGTGTAAAACACCAAAAAAGTGCAATCCTTTACACACCATTCTGCGTTACTACTCTCCGATTACACCACGATAATTAAGCAATACCTTGTTTTATTAGCCTCTATTACTCTGATGGGAGCGCTTTTTCGCGGATTGGCATGATTAGTGCTTAAAACTACACAGATGCAAAATAACGCACAGAAAAACGCAGAATGTGAAATGCACAAAAGTGCTCACTTTCTCAGGGCTACGCCACCGAGTTATGACTTCCGCAACCATTAAGGGGAACATTTATGAAACGTTTTTCATTACGCCGTACCAGTCTGATGGCGGCATGCGCCTTTGCGACCCTGGTGGGAGCGGCACAGGCAGGCACCATCACGGTGTATACCTCGTTGGAGGAGGATGAAATCAAGGATTACGTGGCGCAGGCGAAGAAGGACATGCCGGAT
This genomic interval carries:
- a CDS encoding aspartate aminotransferase family protein, which gives rise to MATRSTIMDTNSFRAEHADALDAETRKLTDKRSRLLGESYRLFYRNPVHLVRGEGQYLWDAAGDKYLDVYNNVASIGHCHPAVIAAVHEQMSQLNTHTRYLHERILDYTADLLTTVPDDINKAMYMCTGSEANDLAIRIAKAYSGGTGIIVSQEAYHGTSKLTSGASQSLGSGQPLAPTTRLVPPPDRYRVDTPDLGIWFANEIQKQIDDMAAHGIKFAGLLVDSIFSSDGVLPGPAGFLKPALDVVHANGGIFIADEVQPGFARTGDSFWGFARHGIVPDVVTLGKPMGNGIPVSGLLAKADVLAAFSDEIPYFNTFGGNPVSMAAAQAVLRVIREEKLQEHSLIVGEKLRQELAQLADRHECVGDVRGAGLFIGFELVSDRAAKTPDKALALDVIERLRAERVLTSVAGPYGNVLKLRPPLAFQAQDIDWLVGSLDKVLSAVR
- a CDS encoding helix-turn-helix domain-containing protein, giving the protein MSSTSALAPSGFRSGWYPLHRIDLQRCYHQNEATHENADCTDNVLLWVGYNDESHRQQQQDSVDMQNTGDVTRRFGQRIKTLRVEAGLTQMALASRCNLDRTYLSGIERGVRNPTLEIISIIAAGLGTSLAALFDY